In the genome of Drosophila pseudoobscura strain MV-25-SWS-2005 chromosome 3, UCI_Dpse_MV25, whole genome shotgun sequence, one region contains:
- the LOC117183762 gene encoding uncharacterized protein yields the protein MFKERMDAFNAKDEDLKAYAAAHSFSVEFIPPRAPHIGGLWESAVKSAKNLLLRAMGSAVLKEDELHTVLVDVEAVLNSRPLVIDSGSPNEGEVVTPAHLLVGRTLVSLPPESELPRPDSSLSYLQRWQLVSAIKQRFWKDWSRDYLLSLQQRGKWSEEVANLEPGRVVAIHEDNVPPQMWLTGIVEEAIPEADVKVRVAVIRTKAGVYKRSIHRLAPIPLD from the coding sequence ATGTTCAAGGAGCGCATGGATGCATTCAATGCCAAGGACGAAGACCTCAAGGCGTATGCTGCGGCTCACAGTTTTTCGGTGGAATTCATTCCCCCGCGAGCCCCGCACATTGGAGGCCTGTGGGAGTCGGCGGTGAAGTCCGCCAAGAATCTGCTGCTCAGGGCTATGGGCAGCGCAGTGCTCAAGGAGGACGAGCTGCATACGGTTCTCGTGGACGTCGAGGCCGTGCTCAATTCCAGACCACTGGTGATCGACAGCGGCAGCCCCAACGAAGGGGAGGTGGTGACTCCAGCGCATCTACTAGTCGGCAGAACGCTAGTTTCGCTGCCACCCGAATCAGAGCTGCCCAGACCAGACAGCAGCCTCTCATATCTGCAACGATGGCAGCTCGTGTCTGCCATCAAGCAAAGATTTTGGAAAGATTGGTCCAGAGACTATCTTCTCAGCCTTCAACAGCGAGGGAAGTGGTCCGAGGAGGTCGCCAACTTGGAGCCAGGCAGAGTGGTGGCAATTCACGAGGACAACGTGCCCCCTCAAATGTGGCTCACCGGAATAGTGGAAGAGGCAATCCCAGAAGCGGACGTGAAGGTTCGCGTGGCCGTGATTAGGACGAAGGCCGGGGTCTACAAGCGATCGATCCATCGTTTGGCGCCTATTCCATTGGATTGA